agggggtgtaactgacccctgaaaatccggttattttccgattttgtgttataactcatgaaatataaaataattttttaccaaatggtagatctaattaaaagaagtaacttttgtcttaaaactttttttctatctcttacaattcgcgagttataacataaaatcagaaaatagccgaatttttaggggttaatttcacctccttcgagtgaatttgggcagcaaacaaaaattgcgttgtaatcaggaagaaatcccctacgtattcacaaagtttcagaattttttgaattttcgggttcgggatcttccgttGTAAGTAGGGCCGAGATGTTCTTCTTGTGTTCGTTTCAGAATTATTAAACAGTAGCGCAATTAGCACTCGCAATGTTCCTCAACTCCGCCTACACTGCAACAGCAGTCGTTAATGCATGACTTAACATAAATGCTCCATTAAATGCTTGTATTATAGAAAGCTCGTGATTAGCGTAACTGAATAAGAACGCATTAACGTTTTTCTCGACGGGCTGTAACGGTCaacttatagatttttgtggtTACCTCTGCGCTCTATCAATGTCGATCAACTTTGCACCGTGTGTGATGTTCCTTTCTCTCTATTTTTAACAGCGACACGCTATATATACATTCATTTGCTTAAATGCCATATAAAGCAGAGATGTGTATGGCTACTTGAAGACGCAGTGCAATGTGTAAAACTTTTTACTCGAGGATAATCGAGGACACGCAATCGATACTCTGGAACAGCTTCGTTCCACACTGATCTCTTCAGTAATCGTATTTATCGTAGTTATCACATATAATAGACACGGATGAGTTAGATAGCGTAAGGAAGATAGATATACAGCGTTATTTACGATACACAGAGTATACGATGCAAATCTTATCGATCAAGATCAAGGTTGCGCGAAGTTTGTAATTTGATAGTGGAAGTGTCCATTTCAGTTAGCTGCCAGCGTCTTTACGACGTGCCTTGAATTGATATAAGAAACAACAGAGGAAAATCAGTTCGATACGCACCTCCGCTGCGACTGACTATTGCTGCAGGTATTAGAATATCCGGAATCCGACACTTTGGCATTCTCGGTGGACACCTCCTCCATTGTTCTCGTCCTGGGGCAAGCGTTCCTTTCAGACGATATCCGGTAAGCACACAACACTGCTGCTAAATCAAATGAACTCGATGTTCACGCGTCATTGTTAGTTCTTTTGGTATATAAAGTGGCTGAGAACCGATGGAAGGAAAAGGGCGCGAAGGATGAAACTGTCCGCAGTGTCACGCGCAAAAGATAAAAGTTCTTAATTGTATAGTGTTCACCATTTAACGACTGAGGATTTAAAGTGTGACGCACCCACTTGGTTAATTTCGTTTTAGTGTCGttaaattaatttgaaagaaCAGAGACGACTGCTTTCGCTATATCGCCTGGTGGCTTGCAGCGCGTATGTAAACACTATGGTGCGTTCCAGGCGGTGATATCTGTGGAGACTGACACCACACAGTGCATCGCATATCATTCGCGCGGAGAGACCAGCAGCGACTGTTTCGCATCACGCAGCACGTTTGGTAACACGTGAGCCGCTACCCCTTCCACTCCTCCGTTAACCTATATCGATGCAAAACGTGCCCCACTTAAGCCTCATGACCGACGAACGAGATTAAAATAGTCTCCCCCTCCCCGAAACCTCGTGCACTTGATTTAGCAAAAAATTTACACTGGCGCGAAAATTCTATTTTGCACATGATCATGACACCTACTGGCAAGCGCTTCGACGCATCCTCCGAGGAGGATTTTAGCAGTGCGCGTGCAATTTACATAGATAGCGGGAAGTTTTCGAAGCATAAACTCAATTCTGtttgtaaaaattgttttattgtacactttatgaaaatataaaagaaatatttgagaaataataaattataagtaTTATACACTTAAAAGATgctgtataaaaaataaatacgtttcaataaatacaataattgttCTCTAATTAGCGTAACATTGTTATCCTAGCAATAAAAAGGAGGTCCAAcgtaaaattgtaatttattatttgtacgCTGTACGTCTGATATACATTTATATCAGAAATATCTTACTCTGCTATGTTATCACAGTCATCAGGTACACGTCATTGAATCCTTCTGAGGTAGCCTGAAAGTTAAAAGAAAACGCACGTCAGGTCAGTGAGTTACGAATATGCAACGTAGTACACTCTGTTCAGTGTGgtttaaaaaaagagaaaaaaaaagaaaaataaagaataagtGGAAGTCAGTGTGAGGTTTTGAATACTTAATGTGTATTTAATATCATCAAACAAGTCAGTTACAGTCTCCTAAAACATCATTGCGTATGGTCATTGAGTAGAACAGTCTAACACACGTACAAAAGTGTCCATCATAAAAGGTTCATGTTGTGCGTCAATCATTAGTGTTTGACGAAGTTGTGATCATGGACGTAAGTATTAATTGCCTAAGAAAACGTACTTTTCTTGACAAGATCCGAtctatttgtaaaaaataacatGGCGAtatattttatgcaaatatatctATATTCATGAGCGTATGTGATGTTGAAGTATTTCCAAAACAAGATGTACTcgcattctttaaaaaatttagtaccGTGTTTACTCTTCATTTTAGTTTCTTACAAAAACTGAGTTTACGCCCATGAAAGGGCAcggtaaaatattataattataaaacataGGTCTGATacctttaaaacaatttatatatAACCCAtgataaaatgtaataaatgaaCTATTAAACTTTAATTTCAACGTAAGCGAATGTAGCTTTAACATGCATAAAACTTTTCCGCCAAGAACGCGCGCTCGACTAtatgtttttacaaaaatataagatCAACTTATATTAACGATTAAAAAACACGTTTGCGaatcgttaaaaaataaaaatgctttaGAGAATGTATCTTGTTTTGGAACGAATTCTATGAGATTTATTATTATCGCGACTCGGTATCGCGAAAATATTCCTTGAGATATATACAAGAAATAAATTAGTTTACGTTTTCTTCCATACACAGTATAGCTAATAAAGGAATAGTACAGaactattaaatataaattataaacgaaACTTGGTTTTACTAACTCTAAAGCACAGGTAGTGTTTTAAAGCCTGCGCGAATAGTTAAAATTAACATCATaatcaataataatttctattccTGTTTCACAAACAAGAGTAGAGGATCTTAAGGAACGATATCAGCGTCCGTTTCCTTAAATCACTTCGCTTCTCTAAATCTACAGAAGACTCATTCCTTTTCAGGCATTTCACTGGAAAAACGTTCATCCAAATTTGATTTCGCTATAAAACTGTACGAGCTTAGAAATCCTCTTATGTCTGTCTAGTGCTTGTAGAACATTATCGTAATAACAATAAACGCCTCAAACGAGTTGCATCATCGTGCAACTTCTTTTTGTTAAAGAAAGACATTTTAAGACCTAACTAATTCCGCGTGCTCTATCTACTCGTAAATTGAATCTTTAAGATCACTTTTCGCACAGGCctcttaaaataatcaaaaccaGGAAGTCAGGTGTATGTGTAACGATATGTAAGGATAAAGTAAAGTATCGTTAAAGTTTCAGTAACGTTGAAATCGCGAACGTAAGCGATAGTTAAAAGTAGGTAGTTGGAGTAGTTTCCTTGGATGCGGGCCCGACGTGGTCAAGTGAGTCTTAAAATTCGTCTCTTTTTATTGCGTGCGTCCAGCTTGTGTATACCAGTCAGTCTGTGAAGACAAAtagaaaaattacatttttctccTGTTTCCCGAGTAAGGTAATCGTCAGTTACAACGTCAGGGTGttaatatttaaatgcttctctctctttctctcctttctttctctctctcgctctctgtgTGCCATGTGCTCGACGGTGTACTTACGaggtatacaaaaaaatttaattttcatctTCGTCCATTCTTAGTCGTTTTCTACGGTCTTCGCCGACGTTGCGCTCTTCTGCTTCTAGTACTTTTAGTCGTGAACCACATATTTCTTGCCCGTGCAGGACCTACCATAAAAATTTTCCGTTTCACGATTTAACAGCACCTCCCCTTTAATGCATCCCGCGTTCATTGAAATTAGGAATTGATTGAGATTTCTAATAAAATACTACAAAGCATACCTCGATCGCTTCGTTTGCACTTTCCACGCTAGCATACTTCGCGTAACCACAATTCTTCCCTGGGAGCATATAAACGTCTATGAGGTTTCCAAATCTACAGAAAGCATCCTTCATAGCGTAGATAGGTGGTACAGGAGGTCCACATACAATAAAACACCTCTTGGCAACCTCCGCGTCTATACTGGCCATCGGTTGCACGGGCGGTAACTTGATGCACATCGAATGCTCTAAACCTAATTATGCGAATACATAAATATGCGACGAGTCCAAGTATTATCGTATTGCATAGATAAAGTAATCTCTCACTTGGTGCGGTGAGTCCTGCAGCTTGAATTAACGATGTGGCTTGAGCTATTGTTTCTGCCAGATGCGCTAAGTCTGTCCGGGCACTGGCGATTCCACCTGCGGAGCTTCCAGGTTTTACGACACTTTTCGGAGGCACACTTGACAAATCTGGTTTCACTATCATCCTATGACCAGGAGGATACTCGAAGCCATGAAACTTCTCTCTTGCGTACGCTGCTGCACTAGGATTCGAGTACACCACAACAGCCTGACCTCTGGGCATCCTATATCGTACATCATTTTTCAAATGACAGTAATCTAAACCAGGTACAATATCAAACAACTTCCATAGCTGATCTTGATTCAACGCTGGATGTGCAATTACTTGCAAATGCGTATAACCTTCGGAATTCGGATAATTCGTAGCAATTTCTAAACTAATACTGCTCTTTCCAAAGTTCGACGAACTGTAACCACCGCTGGCACCCTCGTAATGAGAGGATATCCCATTGTTATACTTCACGTCGATGTGTTCGGGTTTTGGTTTCTTCGGTTCGGCAAATACAGCCTTGTATTTCCTATCGCATTCTTCGAACGCTCTCGCGGCGCTCGATACCTTTTTAAATTTCACGTAACCAAAACCTTTTGATTCGTTTGTATTTCTATCTTTGACCACGGTAGCGTATTCGATAGGTCCAAACTTTAAAAACTCTTGCTGAAGTTCGCTGTCGGTCATAGACTTAGGTAACACACAAAAAAGACGAACCCATCTTTCTTCCTCGTTCGTTTCACGCACAGATCCTTGGTCACGACTGCAACAAATACCTATATTTGCATGCTTATAATACAAATGCGTGTATATGCACTAAAAAGGAACCAATGCTTAGAAAGCGATTTACAATAATATTTCTCATCTTACTTCGAAGCAATCATTACTTTGATAGGTCTTCCAACCGAACCCAacatttttccattcatttCTTCTAGAGCAAAAGCTGCCTCCGACGTTTTCGAGAACTTAATATACGTAACTCCTATATAAACAATACGCTTTCGTTAGTAAATATCTCGTACAATGTATTAGGAATACGTGAAAAGAAGCGGCACAAAGTCACGGAAGTGATGTATCAAGAAATACGCGGctacgttaaaaaaaacaagcTGTAAACTGAATTGTAAAACCATAAATAGATTATTGATTTGTTTTGTAGACACGAGAAATTACCTTTATTTTCGCCCGAATTCCGATCTTTAACCACCCAAATGTCCTCGATCTTTCCAAATTTCTCGAAAGCTTTCCTGAGGTCATCTTCTTCCAAGCTTTTGTGACAGATAACGAATAAACGTGAATTCGGCGGGTCGTCATTTTTTGATCGTAAATCCGCTTGCGAATAATATGAATCCCTTTCCCTGTGGTCAGCCATTTTGCAAATGAACGCTGCAGACTACGTCGCCCGTCTACGGTCAGTGAAGCCGACACATTTCAGGGACGGCTGAAATCGGAGTTCCGTACTATCAATTTTCAAATGTTAGGATTTGCATACTTCATTCTTCCGACATTTACTTCGCGCCAAAATAAATTAACCAATTTACTTGTGTTCTTGACACTATATAAAATTTCTTATCGAATACTTACGAGAGAGGAATTTCTTTCCAAATCTAATGCACTTTTAACCagtttcagaatatgtataactATTTCATATGTGTTGCATTAAGAGCCTCGACTACTTGTATAATATAACGTTGTAAATTAAATGTATTCTCGCgcaagaataaataaaatactcgtTAATTCAAGTTGCACGTTCCCTTGTTTTCTgaagttttatttaactttGATGACTCATGGCGCGTAATTATTTTTACTTGGATTTCCATTTTAGTCGGTATAGgtacagttgtaattttgcgcGTTGTTTCCTCATTGGACCGTGTTCAGgaagaataaatatttcatcggTCGAAGCATTTAAGCACATACCTATATGTGCGGGTACTTTATTGTTTAGAAATGTAATACGATAGACAATTATGATGAAAGATAGGTTAGCTTAAATTACTTCCGCATCGATTTCACAAATGTTATTCAGCAGCTTAACAAGTCATGCTCTACTAAATTTTTCCTTGTAGTAACTTTCTTATGTGGAAGACACATATAGGTAATTGGAACACTTATATTTATTAGTGTTTTCACCTCCTGATTAGATATGTACTTAAATCCTGCTTATCATCTGCCCTGTATCAGTTTTTTTTCTTCGACCTAAATTTGTCATATAATTCATAATTATAGTAATTTGATAAACTTGAAACAAAATAAAACGACGACCCAAAAAGTACTGCTTTCCTTTGAACAGCATTCtgaattaaaattaatcatCCACACatgtagaaatatatttaatatatttttttttcaatacaaaatTGTATACTTCTTAATATCAACAGCATTCCCCGTAGTTCTCCGGAAGTATTCACACATTATTATGTATAACATGTATTAAAATGTCTATCACCGATAACAGTAACCTCAATTACAcattgtatgtacatacattctCTTATAAAATCACTTGAAACGTTTATTACCAATTCTTATACGTCATACGTGGAAGCAGAGACATTACCACCATGCCCTGTCCAATTGGTGTGCACGAATTTTCCTTCTTGGCCGAGTAATTCATAAGTATGAGCTCCAAAGTAATCTCGTTGGGCTTGAAGTAAGTTTGCTGGAAGCCTGGCAGTTCTGAACCCGTCATAGAAAGCCAGAGCAGTCGATAAAGCAGGTGTGGGAATGCCAAGCGTTACAGCAGTAGACACTACTACTCTAGCACTGGCTTGACATTCTTTCATAGCTTTAGCGAAGAAATCATCTAACAATAAATTGGAAAGCTTAGGATTCTTGTCGAACGCTGCTTTGATATTCCCCAAGAAAGCACTGAAAGTATAAGTAAATAGATCAGCACGAAACATTCTCGAAAGCATTAATAAAACTTATAAATTTTCACAAACAAGACATACCTCCTTATAATACATCCTCCCCGCCACATTAGAGCTATACCGCCGTAATTCAAGTTCCAGTTGTGAACTTTGGCAGCTTCCCTCAATAACATAAATCCTTGCGCGTAGGAAATAATTTTGGACACGTAAAGGGCGTTCTTTAAATGCTCTAGGAATTGTTTCTTATCACCCTCGAACGTGGCATCGGGACCTTTCAGTATAGCACTTGCTTCTATTCTTTCACTTTGCAGAGCAGAAAGGCATCTAGCAAAGACTGATTCACCGATTAGGGTTACGGGAACGCCGTAATCTAACGCGGCGATAGCTGTCCACTTTCCAGTCCCTTTCTGACCAGCTGTGTCTCTAATCCGTTCAAGCAAGTGACCCTTCCCATCTTTATATTTAAGAATATCTCGAGTGATTTCAATCAAGAAAGAATCCAGTTCTCCTTTATTCCATTCGTCGAAGACTTTGCTCATCTCCTCAGGACTAAGCTTTAAACCGTTTCGCAGAATATGATAAGCTTCGCAAATAAGTTGCATATCGCCGTACTCGATACCGTTgtgcaccatttttacaaagtgCCCCGCACCTGTTTCTCCGACCCAATCGCAACAAGGTTCTCCGCTAACTTTTGCGCATATCGACTGGAAAATTAATATGTTAACaattaaatgtttaataaatttgtgTTGTAAAACTGTTCAATAAACGGCTGCATTTTTGTCAAATACCTGGAAGATATTTTTAATGTGAGGCCAAGCTTTTGGATTTCCACCTGGCATTAAAGATGGACCGTATCTGGCACCATCTTCGCCTCCGCTAACTCCGCTGCCAACAAATAAAATTCCTTTCTTCTCCAAGTCTTTGGTTCGCCTCTCGGTGTCTTGATATTCAGAATTACCACCATCAATTATAATATCACCAGGAGATAATAAAAGTACTAATTGTTCGATAAATGCATCCACAGCAGCGCCAGCTattagaaagaaaaaaggaatttattaaaggaatattataattaaatataattacataaacCAAATAATTTCATAGGATTAATAagctttatatatattgacaatTATTATAGATCCATAACTTGTGAGCTTTGTGAGTCATGTAAGATACATGATATCAGATCTAAAGAAATAATCGATTACAAGGTCAAGCACCTATGTCCGATGAGAACACCAGCTTACCTTTAACCAGAAGCATTACTCTTTTTGGTGGTTTCAATTTCTCCACCATCTCTTTCAATGAATATGCACCAATGACTTTTGTGCCCTTTGCTTCATTCTCTAAGAAAGATTTAACTTTATCCGTTGTACGATTGTATGCACATACAACAAACCCGTGGTCGTTCATATTTAGAATTAAATTTTGCCCCATGACAGCTAAGCCGATGAGGGCAATATCTGCAACACTATCGAGCATAATAGAATTACAATAGAATCATATTAGTCCAGAATTATAATATTGCACTGTACGTATCAGGATATATAACATATTGCATAAAATAGTAATTCGTAAATGAACtctgataataataaaatatctccccgttatttattttcatacattatCGTCTTGATCACGGTAAATGTATAGATATTTGAATTAACGTAAACGAAACGATGCGTTAATTAAATTACGGGAAAGCTgaagttttagattttatatataatttaaaatgttCATTTGCTTGAAAATGATACTTACGGTTTACTCATTTTCGTTAATGGTAAAGCGCGTACAAACTGGTATGCAATACGTGCCCTTTGGAGTAATAATGAGCAACAAGTGGTCGAGCGCTTCTACCGAAGAGATCGAGAGTGAACATTCATTCGCGTGTAGTCCTCGGCATCAGCCGACGTTCCGTGAGCCAATCGCGATGCACACCAAGGTCATCATGGAGTCAGCACTACGCGACACTACTATACTAGAATTTCATAACTTAACCACCACACGCATATACCTTAAACGTAATATTATATAATGATTACCGAAAAGTAGATTTTTATGTGCCCGATTACTCAATCTTTACAAAAACTCCATCCACGTAAAAACGATTCACCTTTCTGTTATTACAACATTTACCGTTCTATACTGAAAATAATATAGCAAAATGCTTACATCATAATTCGGAGATTGGAATGACtaatcaattaatttaattcaaaCATTCCATTACAAAGTTCAGAATTGTTTGCGAAAAATCTTAAACGAAAGGTGAATGTACGAAGACAgtcaaatgtaattttttattaccgTATTTTACGGTGATGTAATGCCATATAGAATCAGGCTCATATGTAGATATACAGCTATAAATATTTATGATTATTTAAACATACGCAACGACTGCAAAGTACGTATCTATCATGCCCCATTTTTTTTTGGACAAAAGAAAAATGTAAGTATGATTCAGCGAAATTGACTGGATTATTTTAATCTTATATGAGGTGTACTAACGAATTCAAACGCTGGCATTGTTTTACGCGCGCTTTGCTGGAAACTCTGATTCATCCAATCGGTGCGCACGTACACGAGACTGACGTCGCTTTCGGTTGTCCTCGCGAGATGATTGGTCCGATCGAGCGTATGGATGTTTTAATTGGAAACGCAACATGTCGCGATTTTCTTGATTAGATTAGGGAAGGTCTTCGTATGTTTCTTTCACTTTAGTGTTATACTTAGCGAATTACCAGCGATTCGCAGCAACTCTTAAGTGCACAGTTCTCTTTTAATTTGCAACGCGTGGATAATGACGTTAAGTTCCCCGAAACATGTTATGAAAGACCTTTGTGGACAGACGAACATAACCCCGCGACAATGAGATGCCCCATTTCTGAAGCCAAATGCATCCTTTTTATTGAGAATAAGACTGTACAGTAATACagctaaataaatatattatctgTCCGAGTTGTTTAGTGCTTCGAACAACATGGGACTACTCTTCGCAAAATTGTGGAGTTTCTTTGGCAATGAAGGTAAATTCAGCATATGCACTAACAGTATTGTGTTACGATTATTTCGCTGCTTTGTCTGTCGCGTCGTATAAGCAATCTTACTGCACTGTATTTAGGTTTAATAGCACGTGCGAGTTATTGCAGCTTGTTTAACACATTGAATGCGTGTAAACAATAACTATATAATTGCTCTTTATCTTCACCAAGTATGCAGGAAAATGGCCAACAAACTTCACAAACATGTTCTTGCCAAGtgtaattataatataatgaaATTGATAATTAATTCAATACAATCTCCTTTCCATCTCTTACGAAGCTTTTTATTAAGAAAAGTATTCCAAAGATGATAGACTATTTTACTTATTGAAAGTATCAAGTGCTATAGAAATAGAAAGttttaaatgaatatttccataTTTATTGCGTacaactgtatataatttagaaAAGTAAATGAAAATCTGTTTACCGCGATCGATTTCATAATTAGTATGTATTATAAACAGGTTTTTTCAATTGATACTTGTCCTACTTTAAACATATGCTAACATATGCTTTCTAAATTAAATCTTCTGTAGTGCTACACATGTACAGTGTCTTTCACTTACTACAGTATAATGTAGCTGTAATATATGTTTAATATGAATgtaatttaaattctattaCAATGTATGCACATCTGGATACGTTAAATGAACAGTAACGATTAGTACgacttttatttttcagaacACAAAATAGTTATGGTAGGTTTGGATAATGCTGGTAAGACAACTATATTATACCAGTTTCTGATGAACGAAGTCGTTCATACATCGCCGACTATTGGATCCAACGTCGAAGAAGTAGTTTGGAAGAATATCCATTTCATCATGTGGGATCTGGGTGGACAACAAAGCCTAAGAGCCGCATGGTCCACTTACTACACTAACACCGAATTCATAATCATGGTTATAGATAGTACAGACAGAGAAAGACTCGGCGTAATAAGAGAAGAATTATATTCTATGCTGAACCACGAAGAATTGAGTAAAGCCAATGTCTTAGTTTACGCTAATAAGCAAGATTTAAAAGGCAGCATGACGGCTGCTGAAATTTCTAGGCAACTGGATTTGACATCGATTAAGAAACATCAGTGGCACATACAAAGCTGCTGCGCGCTTACAGGAGAGGGGTAAGAGCAGAATCTATTTGCGTAATGCTGTACGTATTTGGGACGAAGCAACTTAATCGCCCGCAATATTTCAGGCTCTATCAAGGACTCGAATGGATCGTTGGACGTTTGAAAAAGACATGACGTAGATTATGAGGATTCGTTTTAAATGTACTAAGATATCTAAAATGTAAAGTATATGTTCGCCGTAAGTTATGTGCCACTTTAATGATTGTACAAATGAAACGAGAATGAATGGTCATTTTCTAAATGGTACACTAGCTTCGTGCATAACTTGAAGCGTAACTGCGCGCATCGGTCACAGTTACAGCTGTGGACACTTAACGTATCAAATGGTGGACGG
The nucleotide sequence above comes from Andrena cerasifolii isolate SP2316 chromosome 2, iyAndCera1_principal, whole genome shotgun sequence. Encoded proteins:
- the Arl5 gene encoding ADP-ribosylation factor-like 5 — encoded protein: MGLLFAKLWSFFGNEEHKIVMVGLDNAGKTTILYQFLMNEVVHTSPTIGSNVEEVVWKNIHFIMWDLGGQQSLRAAWSTYYTNTEFIIMVIDSTDRERLGVIREELYSMLNHEELSKANVLVYANKQDLKGSMTAAEISRQLDLTSIKKHQWHIQSCCALTGEGLYQGLEWIVGRLKKT
- the LOC143378966 gene encoding RNA-binding protein 45 isoform X1 → MADHRERDSYYSQADLRSKNDDPPNSRLFVICHKSLEEDDLRKAFEKFGKIEDIWVVKDRNSGENKGVTYIKFSKTSEAAFALEEMNGKMLGSVGRPIKVMIASNRDQGSVRETNEEERWVRLFCVLPKSMTDSELQQEFLKFGPIEYATVVKDRNTNESKGFGYVKFKKVSSAARAFEECDRKYKAVFAEPKKPKPEHIDVKYNNGISSHYEGASGGYSSSNFGKSSISLEIATNYPNSEGYTHLQVIAHPALNQDQLWKLFDIVPGLDYCHLKNDVRYRMPRGQAVVVYSNPSAAAYAREKFHGFEYPPGHRMIVKPDLSSVPPKSVVKPGSSAGGIASARTDLAHLAETIAQATSLIQAAGLTAPSLEHSMCIKLPPVQPMASIDAEVAKRCFIVCGPPVPPIYAMKDAFCRFGNLIDVYMLPGKNCGYAKYASVESANEAIEVLHGQEICGSRLKVLEAEERNVGEDRRKRLRMDEDEN
- the LOC143378966 gene encoding RNA-binding protein 45 isoform X2; amino-acid sequence: MADHRERDSYYSQADLRSKNDDPPNSRLFVICHKSLEEDDLRKAFEKFGKIEDIWVVKDRNSGENKGVTYIKFSKTSEAAFALEEMNGKMLGSVGRPIKVMIASNRDQGSVRETNEEERWVRLFCVLPKSMTDSELQQEFLKFGPIEYATVVKDRNTNESKGFGYVKFKKVSSAARAFEECDRKYKAVFAEPKKPKPEHIDVKYNNGISSHYEGASGGYSSSNFGKSSISLEIATNYPNSEGYTHLQVIAHPALNQDQLWKLFDIVPGLDYCHLKNDVRYRMPRGQAVVVYSNPSAAAYAREKFHGFEYPPGHRMIVKPDLSSVPPKSVVKPGSSAGGIASARTDLAHLAETIAQATSLIQAAGLTAPKHSMCIKLPPVQPMASIDAEVAKRCFIVCGPPVPPIYAMKDAFCRFGNLIDVYMLPGKNCGYAKYASVESANEAIEVLHGQEICGSRLKVLEAEERNVGEDRRKRLRMDEDEN
- the Pgd gene encoding phosphogluconate dehydrogenase; translated protein: MSKPVADIALIGLAVMGQNLILNMNDHGFVVCAYNRTTDKVKSFLENEAKGTKVIGAYSLKEMVEKLKPPKRVMLLVKAGAAVDAFIEQLVLLLSPGDIIIDGGNSEYQDTERRTKDLEKKGILFVGSGVSGGEDGARYGPSLMPGGNPKAWPHIKNIFQSICAKVSGEPCCDWVGETGAGHFVKMVHNGIEYGDMQLICEAYHILRNGLKLSPEEMSKVFDEWNKGELDSFLIEITRDILKYKDGKGHLLERIRDTAGQKGTGKWTAIAALDYGVPVTLIGESVFARCLSALQSERIEASAILKGPDATFEGDKKQFLEHLKNALYVSKIISYAQGFMLLREAAKVHNWNLNYGGIALMWRGGCIIRSAFLGNIKAAFDKNPKLSNLLLDDFFAKAMKECQASARVVVSTAVTLGIPTPALSTALAFYDGFRTARLPANLLQAQRDYFGAHTYELLGQEGKFVHTNWTGHGGNVSASTYDV